The following coding sequences are from one Humulus lupulus chromosome X, drHumLupu1.1, whole genome shotgun sequence window:
- the LOC133804676 gene encoding uncharacterized protein LOC133804676 codes for MDTHHKSGTGWVTETAKNTWEELRAYRDTQQTQATDTESSTPVSSAPEDEDISLVQTVFGKRRGHQKGYGRILNIRDRTPFDFRHSQTRDEELSEMRERLRQLEEHVRTHCITPGSQSAPPPPNDPDVGAPTQ; via the exons atggatactcaccataaatcaggcacagggtgggtgacagagacagccaaaaatacttgg gaggaattgcgtgcataccgcgacacacagcagacacaggcaactgatactgagagttccacaccagtttcgagtgcgcctgaagatgaagacatatctttggtacaaactgtcttcggaaaacgacggggccaccagaaaggatatggacgtatccttaacataagggaccgaactccatttgattttcgtcattcacaaactagagatgaagagttgtctgagatgagagagcgtcttcgacagttagaggagcatgtccggactcattgtatcaccccgggatctcaatctgccccaccaccacccaatgatcccgatgttggagcaccgactcagtag